Genomic DNA from Streptomyces sp. NBC_01571:
CAGCGAGGCGGGTCTCAAGCTGCTCGACGAGGCACGGCCCACCAATGACGCCGCGCTGCGCGAGGCACTCGACGAAGCGGCCGAGAACCCCGCACTCGCACCGCTGGTCCGTGTCGTGGAGTCGGCGAGCGTGCCCGCATAGGCCCTGCGCAGACGGCTTTCCACCGCTGTATAGGCTGCGGCCATGGGAGATCTTGAGATCCGACCGGCCGTCGCGGACGACGTTCCCGCCATCGTCGCGATGCTCGCCGACGATGCGCTCGGGGCCCAGCGGGAGTCGCCGGACGATCTGACCCCCTATCTGGCCGCGCTCGAACGGCTCAGCGGGGACCCTAACCAGCACCTGGTGGTCGCCGTTCGCGCGGGGCAGGTCGTCGGCACCCTGCAACTCACCATCATTCCCGGGCTGTCCCGCAGAGGCTCGACCCGCGCTCTCATCGAAGCGGTGCGGGTGCGTACCGACGAGCGCGGCAGCGGCCTCGGCACCCTGATCATCGAGTGGGCGGTCGATGAATCCCGGCGTCAGGAATGCCGGTTGGTCGAGCTGACCTCCGACGCCAGCCGCACCGACGCCCACCGCTTCTACGAGCGGCTCGGCTTCACCGCCTCGCACGTAGGTTTCAAACTGGCGCTCTGAACGCACTCGACCGCGACGGCCCGGCGGTCCCACCTACGCCAAGGCGTCCTGTTTCACGTGAAACAGGACGCCTCTCAACGCATCGACGCCTACGCGAGGCCGCGCCACCCCTCGGGGTCCACTCCACCGGGCACAGGAGCGCTCTGGTCGTACGGCTGACGCGTGAAGACGAACGACCCGAGGTCCAGGTGGCTCAGGGACCCGTCCGGCCGTCGTACGGCCCGCAGCGGCTCCCCCGTGTAGTAGCCGTCGAGTCCCGTCCAGGTCCCGTCACCGTTCGGCCTGAAGCGGGAACGGCGGCCGGCACCTGCCAGCGGGCCCAACTCGACCACGCCGTCGGCGGCGAGGCGCAGCGCGCACCCCTGAGTTCCCCAGTACCAGGGTCCCGCCAACTCCAGGAGGGACGGTTCGATCCCGGTGGCCGGACGCCAGGGTTCGGGGATCCGCGGCTCGGCCTCGGCGACGATGCGTACGAGATCGGCTGCCACCGTCAGCGGTCGCGCGCCGGAGGTGCAGTTGGTCAGGACCACGGCCGACACGTCGTCCCGCTCGTCGAGGACGAGGGCTGCCATGAAGCCGGGCAGGGACCCCGAGTGGCCCGTGAGAATCCGGCCCGACCGGTGCAGCACCTGCAGTCCCAGGCCGTACGCGTCGCCCGAGGCCAACCCCTCAGCCTCCAGGGGAGCCGCGGGCGTCCGCATCTCCCGGAGGGATTCCGCGCTGAGCACCCGGTCGTCACCCTCCACCAGGAAGACCGCGAAACGCGCCAGGTCGCCCGTGGTGGACCACAGTTGCCCGGCGGGGGCCATCCGGCCGAGATCCTCCGCGGGCTCCGGCATCATGACGTCCGCCCACGGATGCACGGCCCAGCCGCCCGCGTGAGGTGCCTGCGGCAGCCCGCTCGTGCGGTGCAGGCCCAGGGGTTCGAGCACCTCGCGTCGCAGGACTTCCTCCCAGGGCGCCCCCCGCACTTCCTCGACCAGAGCGCCGAGCAGGGTGTAGCCCGGGTTCGAGTAGTGGTGAAGCCGCCCGACCGGGTGGAGGAAGGGCTGCTCGCCGAGGACATCGGTCAGCTCGGGCCGCTGGGAACCGGGGGTACGTTCCCACCAGGGGCCGGGTGTCTCGGCCGCCAGGCCGGCGGTGTGCGCCAGGAGTTGGGCGATGGTCGCCTCCCCCGCACCTGTTCCCGGCAGATGCTTCTCCAGTGGGTCGCCCAGATCCAGGAGTCCTTCGTCGCGCAGCCGCAGCACCAGCACGGCGGTGAAGGTCTTGGTGATCGAGCCGATCCGGTACTGCACGTTCTCGTCCGGCCCGTGCCCGTCCACCGAGGTTCGCGATCCGTGCCACACCGTCTGCCCGCCTCGGACCACCGCGGCCACCAACGACGGTGCCCGCCCGTCGGCCTGAGCGACGGCGATGCGGTGCGACAGAGCCCGGCGCGTGCCGGGAAGCAGCTCTTCCTGAGGTGTTGTCATACCCCCAGTCCACCCGGACCGGCCCCACACGTCGAGCCCATTTCCCTGGACTCCGGCAGATGTCCTCCGCCGCCGCGCCGGGCACACTGGATCAGGTCTGGGCCATGTCCACGAAGCGGGAGTAGTGGCCCTGGAAGGCCACCGTGATCGTGGCCGTAGGGCCGTTACGGTGCTTGCCGACGATGATGTCCGCCTCGCCCGCCCGCGGTGACTCCTTCTCGTACGCGTCCTCACGGTGCAGCAGGATCACCATGTCCGCGTCCTGCTCGATCGAGCCGGATTCACGCAGGTCGGAGACCATGGGCTTCTTGTCCGTGCGCTGCTCGGGGCCACGGTTGAGCTGCGACAGCGCGATCACCGGCAGTTCCAGCTCCTTGGCCAGCAGCTTCAGGTTTCGCGACATGTCGGAGACCTCCTGCTGCCGGCTCTCGGACCGCTTGCCGCCCGACTGCATCAGCTGCAGATAGTCGATCACGACGAGCTTCAGATCGCTGCGCTGCTTGAGACGGCGGCACTTGGCGCGGATCTCCATCATCGACAGGTTCGGGGAGTCGTCGATGTAGAGCGGCGCGGCGGAGACATCCGGCATCCGGCGCGCGAGCCGGGTCCAGTCCTCGTCGGTCATCGTGCCGGACCGCATGTGGTGCAGTGCCACGCGCGCCTCGGCGGACAGCAGACGCATCGCGATCTCGTTGCGCCCCATTTCGAGGGAGAAGATCACGCTCGGCATGTTGTGCTTGATGGAGCAGGCCCGGGCGAAGTCCAGCGCGAGCGTCGACTTACCCATGGCGGGACGAGCCGCGATGATGATCATCTGGCCTGGATGCAGCCCGTTGGTGAGCGAGTCGAGGTCGGTGAAGCCCGTCGGCACACCGGTCATCTCCCCCGACCGCGAACCGATCGCCTCGATCTCGTCGAGGGCGCCCTCCATGATGTCGCCGAGCGGCAGATAGTCCTCGGTGGTGCGCTGCTCGGTGACGGCGTAGATCTCGGCCTGGGCGCTGTTGACGATCTCGTCGACGTCGCCGTCGGCCGCGTATCCCATCTGCGTGATGCGTGTACCGGCCTCGACCAGACGCCGCAGCACCGCGCGCTCGTGGACGATCTCCGCGTAGTACTCGGCGTTGGCCGCCGTCGGGACCGTCTGGACGAGGGTGTGGAGGTAGGACGCGCCGCCGACCTTGGTGATCTCGCCGCGCTTGGTGAGCTCGGCCGCGACGGTGATCGGGTCGGCCGGCTCGCCCTTGGCGTACAGGTCGAGGATCGCCGTGTAGATCGTCTCGTGCGCGGGCCGGTAGAAGTCGTGGCCCTTGATGACCTCGACGACATCGGCGATCGCATCCTTGGACAGGAGCATGCCACCGAGGACGGACTGTTCGGCGTCCAGATCCTGGGGCGGGACGCGCTCGAAGGACGAGCCCCCGCCTTCCCACGGCCCGTTGTCCCGGTCGCGGTCGTGCTGTTCGTCACGGGCACGCCCCGTGTCGCGGCGCTGACGGGAAGCAGGCAGACGATCACTGGGACCGCTGTCGGCCCACGGGTCGTCCAAGGGCTCGGAAATACTCACCGAGCCACCTCCTCCCGTCCGCCGAGCGGACCTAGCCGTGCCCAATATTTCTACGGCACGGCACTGACAAATAAGGGGCCCAACTCCGGTTCTGACGCGTCGGTTTTGCGAGGTTTCCGAGGGCGGAGGAGAGAGCGGGCGCCGCACCACGGTAGGCCCGCGGGCACCGTCAGCCAATCTGGTTATCCACAGGCCATGTGGACGACGGCCCAGATGCTGTGGAGAACTCCACAAAACCTGTGCACGACCCGGTGGACAGGCCTGTGAACAAGCCCTCAGCGAGACCCCGGCAACACTCCTGACCTGGCCTTTCACCGTCCACCGGCTGTGCAGAAGAAAAACTTTCCTGGCCGGACCAAGATCCCTGCAAACGGCGCGCGACGACACGCCCGGCGACCTGACAAGTAAGGGTCATGACTGCATTGCATCTCTTACCTGTGGAAGATTAGATTGGTGCCCATGACACAGGCTCCCGCGGCGCCCAGGGCCGCCCGACGCCGGCACGACCGAGAGATCGTCGCGCTGGCCGTTCCGGCCTTCGGCGCACTCGTCGCCGAGCCTCTTTTCGTGATGGCGGACAGCGCCATCGTCGGCCATCTCGGCACCGCACAACTGGCCGGTCTCGGTATCGCTTCCGCCCTCCTCGTGACGGCCGTCAGCGTCTTCGTCTTCCTCGCCTACGCCACCACCGCCGCCGTCGCCCGGCGGGTCGGCGCGGGTGATCTGCGAGCCGCGATCCGTCAGGGCATGGACGGCATCTGGCTCGCGATCCTGCTCGGCACCGTCGTCATCGTCACCGTCCTGCCCACGGCCCCCGCCCTGGTAGAGCTCTTCGGCGCCTCACCGACCGCGGCCCCCTACGCGACGACGTATCTGCGCATCTCCTCACTCGGCATCCCCGCGATGCTCATCGTCCTCGCATCGACCGGGATCCTGCGGGGGTTGCAGGACACGAGGACTCCGCTCTATGTCGCCGTCGCGGGCTTCGTGGCCAACGCCGGGCTCAACGCCGGACTCGTCTACGGCGCCGGACTGGGCATCGCGGGCTCCGCCTGGGGCACGGTCATCGCCCAGTTCGGCATGGCCGCGGCGTATCTGTTCGTGGTCGTACGCGGAGCCCGGCAGCACGGGGCCTCGCTACGGCCGGACGTCGCCGGCATCCGGGCCTGCGCCCAGGCCGGTGCCCCCCTGCTGGTGCGGACGTTGTCACTGCGCGCGATCCTCATGATCGCCACTGCCGTCGCGGCCCGTCTCGGGGACGCGGACATCGCCGCCCACCAGATCATCATGAGCCTGTGGAGCCTACTCGCCTTCGCGCTCGACGCGATCGCCATCGCCGGGCAGGCCATCATCGGACGCTACCTCGGCGCGAACGATGCTCAGGGCGCCCGCGAGGCCTGTCGCCGCATGGTCCAGTGGGGCATCGCCTCCGGCGTCGTCCTCGGCCTGCTGGTCTTCGTCGCCCGGCCGCTGTTCCTCCCACTGTTCACCAGCGACCCGGCCGTCCAGGACACCGCACTCCCCGCACTGGTCCTGGTGGCTGTCTCCCAGCCCATCAGTGGAATCGTCTTCGTCCTGGACGGAGTCCTCATGGGTGCGGGGGACGGACCGTATCTGGCGTGGGCCATGCTGCTCACCCTCGCGGTCTTCGCGCCCGTCGCCCTGCTGGTGCCCGTCTTCGGCGGTGGGCTCACAGCACTGTGGGGAGCGATGACACTGATGATGGCGCTGAGAATGCTGACCCTGTGGCTGCGCTCCCGTTCGGGACTCTGGATCGTCACGGGCGCCACACGCTGATCGAGCGAGCGCAGGGAGCGCATGCGTGCACCGATCCGGCCTGCCGCCCGTTTCACGTGAAACCCGCGGCGCGCGAAGCCTACGTTTCACGTGAAACCGCTGATTCCGGGGAAGTCTCCCGTTTCACGTGAAACGAAGAAGGGCCGGACCCCGAGGGGTTCGGCCCTTCTCTCAGCTATGCCGAGCGCTGCACTCAGGCAGCGACAACCTCGATGTTGACCTTGGCGGCAACCTCGGGGTGCAGACGCACGGACGTCTCGTGGGCGCCCAGGGTCTTGATGGGCGAGCCCAGCTCGATGCGGCGCTTGTCGACCTCGGGGCCACCGGAAGCCTTGATCGCCGAAGCGATGTCGGCCGGGGTGACGGAGCCGAAGAGACGACCGGCGTCGCCGGAGCGAACGGCCAGGCGGACCCTGACGCCCTCGAGGCGGGCCTTGATCTCGTTGGCCTGCTCGATGGTCGCGATCTCGTGGATCTTGCGAGCACGACGGATCTGCTCGACGTCCTTCTCGCCGCCCTTGGTCCAGCGGATCGCAAAGTTCCGCGGGATCAGGTAGTTGCGAGCGTAGCCGTCCTTGACGTCCACGACGTCGCCCGCAGCACCGAGGCCAGAGACCTCGTGGGTGAGGATGATCTTCATGTTTCGGTCACCCTTCCCTTATCGCGCGGTGGAGGTGTAGGGCAGCAGCGCCATCTCACGGCTGTTCTTCACAGCCGTGGCGACGTCACGCTGGTGCTGCGTGCAGTTGCCGGTCACGCGGCGGGCACGGATCTTGCCGCGGTCGGAAATGAACTTCCGCAGCATGTTCGTGTCCTTGTAGTCCACGTACGTGACCTTGTCCTTGCAGAAAGCGCAGACCTTCTTCTTAGGCTTGCGCACAGGCGGCTTCGCCATGGTGTTTCTCCTGTGTGATCAAGAAGTGGGGGTACGGCCCACCCTCGGCCCGAAGGCCTAGAAGGGGGGCTCGTCCGAGTAGCCGCCGCCGGAACCGCCGGAGCTTCCGCCCCAGCCGCCACCACCGCCGCCGCCGCCCTGGTTGCCGCCACCGGCAGGAGTGCCGGTCGCCCAGGGGTCGTCCGCGGGGGCTCCGCCGCCGCCCTGCTGGCCGCCGCCGGAGCTTCCGCCCCAGCCGCCGCCCTGCTGGCCGCCGCCGCCGCCATTGCCGCCGCTGTAACCGCCCTGACCGCCTCGGCCGGTGGTCTTGGTGACCTTGGCCGTGGCGTTCTTCAGGCTGGCGCCGACTTCCTCCACGTCCA
This window encodes:
- a CDS encoding GNAT family N-acetyltransferase; protein product: MGDLEIRPAVADDVPAIVAMLADDALGAQRESPDDLTPYLAALERLSGDPNQHLVVAVRAGQVVGTLQLTIIPGLSRRGSTRALIEAVRVRTDERGSGLGTLIIEWAVDESRRQECRLVELTSDASRTDAHRFYERLGFTASHVGFKLAL
- a CDS encoding serine hydrolase — encoded protein: MTTPQEELLPGTRRALSHRIAVAQADGRAPSLVAAVVRGGQTVWHGSRTSVDGHGPDENVQYRIGSITKTFTAVLVLRLRDEGLLDLGDPLEKHLPGTGAGEATIAQLLAHTAGLAAETPGPWWERTPGSQRPELTDVLGEQPFLHPVGRLHHYSNPGYTLLGALVEEVRGAPWEEVLRREVLEPLGLHRTSGLPQAPHAGGWAVHPWADVMMPEPAEDLGRMAPAGQLWSTTGDLARFAVFLVEGDDRVLSAESLREMRTPAAPLEAEGLASGDAYGLGLQVLHRSGRILTGHSGSLPGFMAALVLDERDDVSAVVLTNCTSGARPLTVAADLVRIVAEAEPRIPEPWRPATGIEPSLLELAGPWYWGTQGCALRLAADGVVELGPLAGAGRRSRFRPNGDGTWTGLDGYYTGEPLRAVRRPDGSLSHLDLGSFVFTRQPYDQSAPVPGGVDPEGWRGLA
- the dnaB gene encoding replicative DNA helicase, which codes for MSISEPLDDPWADSGPSDRLPASRQRRDTGRARDEQHDRDRDNGPWEGGGSSFERVPPQDLDAEQSVLGGMLLSKDAIADVVEVIKGHDFYRPAHETIYTAILDLYAKGEPADPITVAAELTKRGEITKVGGASYLHTLVQTVPTAANAEYYAEIVHERAVLRRLVEAGTRITQMGYAADGDVDEIVNSAQAEIYAVTEQRTTEDYLPLGDIMEGALDEIEAIGSRSGEMTGVPTGFTDLDSLTNGLHPGQMIIIAARPAMGKSTLALDFARACSIKHNMPSVIFSLEMGRNEIAMRLLSAEARVALHHMRSGTMTDEDWTRLARRMPDVSAAPLYIDDSPNLSMMEIRAKCRRLKQRSDLKLVVIDYLQLMQSGGKRSESRQQEVSDMSRNLKLLAKELELPVIALSQLNRGPEQRTDKKPMVSDLRESGSIEQDADMVILLHREDAYEKESPRAGEADIIVGKHRNGPTATITVAFQGHYSRFVDMAQT
- a CDS encoding MATE family efflux transporter; the encoded protein is MTQAPAAPRAARRRHDREIVALAVPAFGALVAEPLFVMADSAIVGHLGTAQLAGLGIASALLVTAVSVFVFLAYATTAAVARRVGAGDLRAAIRQGMDGIWLAILLGTVVIVTVLPTAPALVELFGASPTAAPYATTYLRISSLGIPAMLIVLASTGILRGLQDTRTPLYVAVAGFVANAGLNAGLVYGAGLGIAGSAWGTVIAQFGMAAAYLFVVVRGARQHGASLRPDVAGIRACAQAGAPLLVRTLSLRAILMIATAVAARLGDADIAAHQIIMSLWSLLAFALDAIAIAGQAIIGRYLGANDAQGAREACRRMVQWGIASGVVLGLLVFVARPLFLPLFTSDPAVQDTALPALVLVAVSQPISGIVFVLDGVLMGAGDGPYLAWAMLLTLAVFAPVALLVPVFGGGLTALWGAMTLMMALRMLTLWLRSRSGLWIVTGATR
- the rplI gene encoding 50S ribosomal protein L9; its protein translation is MKIILTHEVSGLGAAGDVVDVKDGYARNYLIPRNFAIRWTKGGEKDVEQIRRARKIHEIATIEQANEIKARLEGVRVRLAVRSGDAGRLFGSVTPADIASAIKASGGPEVDKRRIELGSPIKTLGAHETSVRLHPEVAAKVNIEVVAA
- the rpsR gene encoding 30S ribosomal protein S18: MAKPPVRKPKKKVCAFCKDKVTYVDYKDTNMLRKFISDRGKIRARRVTGNCTQHQRDVATAVKNSREMALLPYTSTAR
- a CDS encoding single-stranded DNA-binding protein → MAGETVITVVGNLVDDPELRFTPSGAAVAKFRVASTPRTFDRQTNEWKDGESLFLTCSVWRQAAENVAESLQRGMRVIVQGRLKQRSYEDREGVKRTVYELDVEEVGASLKNATAKVTKTTGRGGQGGYSGGNGGGGGQQGGGWGGSSGGGQQGGGGAPADDPWATGTPAGGGNQGGGGGGGGWGGSSGGSGGGYSDEPPF